The Rhizobium sp. WSM4643 genome window below encodes:
- a CDS encoding RidA family protein, which translates to MDREIIIPDEMQEIVSRAGYAPAVKVGDTIYVVGQVGRTKDLKIIHDPLEQFRAMWDNLRIVLEAAHCTFDDIVEMTSYHVEMSKHMDVFRTVKNEVFPKGTYAWTRIGVSELAHQGLLAEVKCVAVKR; encoded by the coding sequence ATGGATCGAGAGATCATTATACCCGACGAGATGCAGGAGATCGTCAGTCGAGCCGGCTATGCTCCCGCGGTTAAAGTCGGAGACACAATTTACGTTGTCGGCCAAGTTGGGCGGACCAAGGATCTCAAGATTATTCACGATCCTTTAGAGCAATTCAGAGCCATGTGGGACAATTTACGGATTGTCCTCGAAGCCGCTCATTGCACGTTCGATGACATCGTGGAAATGACAAGCTATCACGTCGAAATGTCCAAGCACATGGACGTGTTCCGGACAGTCAAAAACGAGGTGTTTCCGAAGGGAACCTATGCGTGGACCCGGATAGGTGTCTCTGAGCTCGCGCACCAGGGACTCCTCGCTGAGGTGAAATGTGTTGCCGTAAAGCGATGA
- a CDS encoding alpha/beta fold hydrolase: protein MSNFSKVAVCLVAALLSSVAVTAPALADARNIVLVHGALVDGSGWRGVYDILTRDGYNVSIVQQPLTSLDQDIATTMRVVDQQDGDVVLVGHSYGGTIITAAGDDPKVKALVYVAALQPEKGESTAQLLQSMPSPTNDIKPTKDGFLLIDPAKFAADFGADLPKDQAEFIARSQMPVAVVATDTPVSAAAWHEKPSYAIVAKDDMTINPDLERWMYKRAGSTVTEVEGSHAIYISQAAAVAKVIEEAAKAAK, encoded by the coding sequence ATGTCGAACTTCAGTAAAGTGGCCGTTTGCCTCGTTGCCGCGCTTTTGTCTTCTGTTGCCGTAACAGCCCCAGCCTTAGCGGACGCGCGCAACATCGTCCTTGTCCATGGCGCGCTCGTGGATGGTTCGGGCTGGCGCGGCGTTTATGACATCCTGACCCGCGACGGCTACAATGTCAGCATTGTCCAGCAGCCACTGACAAGCCTCGACCAGGACATTGCAACCACGATGCGCGTAGTCGATCAGCAGGACGGAGATGTCGTTCTCGTCGGTCACAGCTACGGAGGCACGATCATCACGGCAGCAGGTGATGATCCCAAGGTCAAGGCACTTGTTTATGTTGCGGCACTGCAGCCAGAAAAGGGCGAAAGCACCGCGCAACTGCTCCAATCGATGCCGTCACCCACCAACGATATCAAGCCGACAAAGGATGGCTTTCTGCTTATCGACCCGGCAAAGTTCGCGGCTGATTTCGGGGCAGATCTCCCCAAGGATCAAGCCGAGTTCATAGCCCGGTCGCAAATGCCTGTCGCCGTCGTCGCCACCGATACACCGGTTTCGGCCGCAGCTTGGCACGAGAAGCCCAGCTACGCAATTGTAGCGAAGGACGATATGACGATAAACCCCGACTTGGAGCGCTGGATGTACAAGCGTGCCGGTTCAACGGTGACAGAGGTAGAGGGCAGCCACGCTATCTACATCTCTCAGGCGGCTGCAGTCGCAAAGGTTATCGAGGAAGCAGCCAAAGCTGCCAAGTAG
- a CDS encoding VOC family protein — protein sequence MTAPQIRGVNHIGITVPDIEAAKSFLVEAFGGQVIYQSFGPQDPARQGPEFERATGAYPGTVVRAQAMVKIGTGPDIELFEMHGLKQAQPVTPSDFGITHFGVYTDDIDASVERFEKAGGTALTAPRAIPYATEKGPGNKVCYCRAPWGTMIEFITTPDRMAYHDQTDLRRWQDEE from the coding sequence ATGACTGCACCTCAAATTCGCGGCGTCAATCACATCGGCATCACGGTGCCTGACATCGAAGCGGCAAAATCGTTCCTGGTGGAAGCCTTTGGCGGCCAGGTGATCTACCAATCGTTCGGGCCGCAGGATCCGGCCAGGCAGGGACCCGAGTTCGAGCGGGCCACTGGTGCTTACCCGGGAACGGTTGTGCGTGCGCAGGCGATGGTCAAGATCGGAACCGGGCCTGACATCGAGCTCTTTGAAATGCACGGCCTCAAACAAGCGCAACCGGTTACACCGAGCGACTTCGGCATCACGCATTTTGGGGTCTATACCGACGACATCGACGCATCGGTAGAGCGCTTTGAGAAGGCTGGCGGAACAGCCCTTACGGCACCACGAGCTATTCCCTACGCAACCGAAAAAGGTCCTGGAAACAAGGTCTGCTATTGCCGAGCGCCGTGGGGCACGATGATTGAGTTTATCACCACGCCTGATCGCATGGCCTATCATGACCAGACGGATCTGCGCAGATGGCAGGACGAGGAATGA
- a CDS encoding alpha/beta fold hydrolase, whose product MIPTLEGFTQQLVPVNGIKINAVTGGSGPPILLLHGWPETWWEWHHVMPLLAVHFSVVAIDLRGAGYSDCPLDGYDKATMARDAHEVMLALGHNRYAVCGHDIGGMVALPQAAIYRDAVTHLAVLDVPLPGWSQWEATTAKIWHFAFHANRDLPERLIYGREYDYVSAFMAERFYDHSTFNPEDINIYAKAMALPGRTRGGMEWYRTLTADHAAALEYKKQPLRIPVLGLGGEQRFGAHMVPMLKEFATDVTGGSIARCSHYVADERPDEVAAALIDFLKAK is encoded by the coding sequence ATGATCCCAACACTGGAAGGTTTTACCCAGCAACTGGTGCCGGTGAATGGCATCAAGATCAATGCTGTCACGGGTGGCTCTGGTCCCCCGATCCTTCTGCTTCACGGTTGGCCGGAAACCTGGTGGGAATGGCACCACGTCATGCCGCTGCTGGCCGTACATTTTAGCGTCGTGGCGATTGATCTGCGTGGTGCGGGTTATTCCGACTGCCCGCTTGACGGCTATGACAAGGCGACGATGGCGCGCGACGCGCACGAAGTAATGCTCGCCCTTGGGCATAATCGCTATGCCGTGTGTGGCCATGACATTGGCGGAATGGTGGCATTGCCGCAGGCCGCCATCTATCGAGATGCGGTTACTCATCTGGCTGTCCTCGATGTTCCGCTTCCTGGTTGGAGCCAGTGGGAGGCGACAACGGCAAAGATTTGGCATTTCGCGTTCCATGCTAATCGGGATCTGCCGGAGCGCCTAATTTACGGCCGCGAATATGACTATGTCTCGGCCTTCATGGCGGAGCGATTTTACGATCACAGTACCTTCAACCCTGAAGACATCAACATCTATGCGAAAGCAATGGCTCTCCCTGGCCGCACGCGCGGTGGTATGGAATGGTACCGCACACTGACCGCCGACCATGCGGCCGCGCTCGAATACAAAAAGCAACCGCTCCGGATTCCGGTTTTAGGTCTCGGCGGGGAGCAGCGTTTTGGTGCTCATATGGTCCCGATGCTCAAGGAGTTCGCCACAGATGTTACGGGCGGCTCGATTGCCCGCTGCAGTCACTATGTGGCGGACGAGCGCCCGGATGAAGTGGCCGCTGCTCTCATCGATTTCCTCAAGGCCAAGTGA
- a CDS encoding oxidoreductase, with protein sequence MRTWFITGCSSGFGQRLAIAAAQRGDQVVATARNVNSIEEMARPFDGRMITLPLDVTDAAAANTAVAKAVVTFGGIDVLVNNAGYGLFGALEEGTPEEYRPMFEVNVFGLIETTRAALPALRRSGGVIVNMSSGAGIAGSGGAAYYNAAKFAVEGVSEALSGELKPFGIRVLIVEPGPFRTDFLGRSITMVAKEMPEYVASSRRHYRETNDGNQAGDPDKAIAVILQAVDADDAPLHLPLGPAAHSIAERKLASFRRDIDTWRDISIATDFDQP encoded by the coding sequence ATGAGAACTTGGTTCATCACAGGCTGCTCGAGCGGCTTTGGACAACGGCTCGCGATCGCTGCAGCACAGCGGGGCGATCAGGTTGTCGCTACTGCCCGAAACGTCAACTCGATCGAAGAAATGGCTCGGCCATTCGACGGCCGTATGATCACCTTGCCGCTCGACGTGACAGATGCGGCGGCGGCCAATACCGCGGTCGCAAAGGCCGTCGTGACATTTGGGGGTATTGACGTGCTGGTGAACAATGCCGGCTACGGACTGTTTGGGGCGCTCGAGGAGGGCACGCCCGAAGAATATCGACCGATGTTCGAGGTGAACGTTTTCGGTCTTATCGAAACCACCAGGGCAGCCTTGCCTGCACTGCGACGTTCGGGCGGAGTGATCGTCAACATGTCTTCTGGCGCAGGGATCGCGGGCAGTGGCGGCGCAGCATATTACAATGCAGCCAAGTTTGCGGTTGAAGGGGTTTCCGAAGCACTCTCCGGCGAGCTGAAGCCGTTCGGCATCCGAGTGCTGATCGTTGAGCCTGGGCCATTTCGGACCGACTTCCTTGGACGTTCTATCACGATGGTGGCCAAGGAGATGCCGGAATACGTCGCGAGTTCACGCAGGCACTATCGCGAAACCAACGACGGCAATCAGGCGGGCGATCCCGATAAGGCGATCGCGGTGATCCTGCAGGCAGTCGATGCGGATGACGCTCCGCTTCATCTGCCGCTCGGTCCGGCCGCGCATTCGATCGCTGAGCGGAAGTTGGCTTCGTTTCGCCGTGATATCGACACCTGGCGCGACATCTCGATCGCGACCGATTTCGATCAGCCCTGA
- a CDS encoding LysR family transcriptional regulator, protein MEWSDVKIFLAITRSGTLGGAARALHTSHPTVGRRLRALEEAIGHMLFQRTADGLVLTEEGHGIIALAEQMEEGALAMERRLAGQEQNLKGNLRISSADWFGAYVLPPIMADFSKAYPNVDVEILTGTRLFNLAHREADVAFRIVPFDTADVIQRRLFRLEYDVYIAEESPDPKYGDGTGFRLITHDTSTGQFPDIAWLAESFPNARPVLRSNNRNVQARMCKQGVGIAVLPRVVGNQIPGIRRLELPKPPPARDIWMGYHRDLRRLQRLRAFISTVSDHLTNAHAW, encoded by the coding sequence GTGGAATGGAGTGACGTAAAAATCTTCCTTGCGATTACGCGATCCGGAACGCTCGGCGGCGCTGCACGTGCTCTTCATACAAGCCATCCCACCGTCGGCAGACGACTGCGTGCCCTTGAGGAGGCGATCGGTCACATGCTCTTCCAGCGGACCGCGGACGGTCTCGTGCTGACCGAGGAGGGCCATGGGATCATCGCCCTGGCCGAGCAGATGGAAGAAGGCGCGCTTGCCATGGAGCGCCGGCTCGCCGGGCAGGAGCAAAACCTCAAAGGCAATCTGCGCATCTCATCAGCAGACTGGTTCGGGGCTTATGTCTTGCCTCCCATTATGGCAGATTTCTCGAAGGCCTACCCCAATGTAGACGTCGAAATCCTAACCGGCACTCGCCTGTTCAACCTCGCCCACAGGGAGGCCGACGTCGCCTTTCGCATCGTTCCGTTCGACACTGCAGATGTCATTCAACGGCGGCTCTTCAGGCTCGAATACGACGTCTACATCGCCGAGGAGTCGCCTGACCCTAAATATGGCGACGGGACAGGTTTCCGGCTGATCACCCACGATACTTCGACAGGACAATTCCCCGACATAGCCTGGCTCGCCGAGAGTTTCCCGAACGCGAGACCCGTGCTGCGATCAAACAACCGAAACGTCCAGGCACGAATGTGCAAGCAGGGCGTTGGGATCGCCGTCCTGCCCCGCGTCGTGGGCAATCAGATCCCGGGTATCCGCAGACTGGAACTCCCTAAGCCCCCGCCGGCGCGAGACATCTGGATGGGATATCACCGGGACCTGCGACGTCTTCAGCGTCTTCGGGCGTTTATCTCGACCGTCTCGGACCACCTCACAAATGCCCATGCATGGTGA
- a CDS encoding chorismate mutase gives MMTDDAAEQLACYRRTIDNLDSALLYILAERFRCTEQVGHLKAKQALPAIDSERERRQLDRLISIGNDVGLSRRFVEGLMTMIVGAVVERHREIAASK, from the coding sequence ATGATGACAGATGATGCGGCAGAGCAACTTGCTTGCTATCGGAGGACCATCGACAACCTGGATTCAGCTCTCCTCTATATCCTGGCCGAGCGCTTTCGCTGTACCGAGCAAGTCGGCCACTTGAAAGCCAAGCAGGCGTTGCCGGCGATCGATAGTGAGCGAGAGCGACGTCAATTGGATCGACTGATAAGCATCGGCAATGATGTTGGCCTCAGTCGGCGCTTTGTCGAAGGATTGATGACAATGATTGTGGGTGCTGTGGTGGAGCGGCATAGGGAGATTGCGGCCAGCAAATGA
- a CDS encoding DUF308 domain-containing protein, giving the protein MSNKQTSFAPRGNDQWLKQYYFTRAAFSVLWVAAALTAGRHSFAVAAALLIIYPAWDAIANVIDAARSGGLAANRSQAINVAASSVMTIAVILALTMNMNWVLGAFGLWAIFSGLLQLGTAVRRWKTSGGQWAMISSGGQSAVAGAFFIFQAQMPQEPSIATVAGYAGVGAFYFLVSAIWLTIALSRRSVHPIS; this is encoded by the coding sequence ATGTCGAACAAGCAGACCTCCTTTGCCCCGCGTGGGAACGACCAATGGCTCAAGCAGTATTACTTTACCAGAGCGGCCTTCTCAGTGCTGTGGGTCGCGGCTGCGTTGACTGCTGGACGGCATTCCTTTGCGGTGGCTGCTGCACTGCTGATCATCTATCCCGCTTGGGATGCAATCGCGAACGTTATCGATGCCGCGAGGAGCGGGGGTCTTGCCGCCAACCGGAGCCAAGCGATCAACGTCGCAGCGAGCTCGGTTATGACGATAGCCGTGATCCTGGCGCTGACAATGAACATGAACTGGGTTCTCGGCGCTTTCGGTCTATGGGCGATCTTTTCCGGCCTGCTGCAGCTTGGGACCGCCGTGCGGCGTTGGAAAACGAGTGGAGGCCAGTGGGCGATGATTTCGAGCGGTGGCCAATCCGCTGTGGCCGGCGCATTCTTCATCTTTCAGGCGCAAATGCCGCAGGAGCCTTCTATCGCAACCGTTGCGGGTTACGCTGGCGTCGGGGCATTCTACTTCCTGGTTTCGGCAATTTGGCTGACGATCGCCCTATCGCGTCGCAGTGTGCATCCCATCTCGTAA
- a CDS encoding molybdopterin-binding protein, translating into MSKLFTRRRFLIGGTLGASALTLSGCDLLDQNADVANVLRSAEHLTMKAQRLLQARDALAREFDEKDISPSFRVNGTSAPDSDEYAELLEGHFANWRLKIDGLVDRPREISLRDLKALPSRTQITRHDCVEGWSAIAKWRGVPLAHLLRVTGVKPTARYVVLHCADELEKTLDGSGRYYESIDLIDAVHPQTILAYEMSGQDLSVGHGAPLRLRVERQLGYKQAKYIMRIELVDSFAGLWGGNGGYWEDRGYEWYAGI; encoded by the coding sequence ATGAGCAAGCTTTTCACCCGACGCCGCTTTCTCATCGGCGGCACGCTCGGGGCCAGCGCCCTTACTCTCTCGGGTTGCGACCTCTTGGACCAGAACGCAGACGTCGCAAATGTCCTTCGCTCAGCTGAGCATCTGACCATGAAAGCCCAGAGACTGCTTCAGGCGCGCGATGCACTGGCGCGCGAGTTTGACGAAAAGGACATTTCCCCCTCCTTCCGTGTCAATGGAACGAGTGCTCCCGATAGCGATGAATATGCGGAACTGTTGGAAGGTCACTTCGCAAACTGGCGACTGAAGATCGACGGTCTTGTTGATCGGCCTCGAGAGATTTCGCTCAGAGATCTGAAGGCGCTTCCTTCCCGCACCCAGATCACCCGCCATGACTGCGTCGAAGGCTGGAGCGCCATCGCCAAATGGAGAGGCGTTCCGCTCGCCCATCTGTTGCGCGTTACCGGCGTCAAGCCGACGGCGCGATATGTCGTCCTGCATTGTGCCGACGAGCTCGAAAAGACACTCGATGGCAGCGGCCGGTACTACGAGAGCATCGATCTCATCGACGCGGTTCATCCGCAAACCATCCTCGCCTACGAGATGAGCGGCCAGGACCTCAGCGTCGGCCACGGGGCGCCTTTGCGTCTCCGGGTCGAGCGGCAGCTGGGGTACAAACAGGCCAAGTACATCATGCGCATCGAACTGGTCGACAGCTTCGCCGGCCTGTGGGGCGGGAACGGCGGCTATTGGGAAGATCGCGGGTACGAATGGTACGCCGGCATCTAA